The proteins below come from a single Vanacampus margaritifer isolate UIUO_Vmar chromosome 10, RoL_Vmar_1.0, whole genome shotgun sequence genomic window:
- the map7d3 gene encoding uncharacterized protein map7d3 isoform X10, translating to MERERKAKMQVERQQEERHKKATEQRRKEEQKRLAVEEKRKQKQEEEKEHYEAVMRRTLERSQRADQRQKRWSWGGLSTDSDGRTGDSDAGASSPVTIVVSTSSPEKPPRNRQDKRSTSTANLKQPAEASISKRLSSSSATLVKSPDKSLKSRSSSCNRLPRKDSAAKEEGKKLQADPTGASMKKRSASLTRVSVGRAQTPAKAAKGTADNQARKQATCTVDGGGVISRLLTPTQASLARSKSAAALSPEGTDAAECHLCPRSASATPLHPPRGPLRSRSIDRQKNGMTTSVSADGALDPSLNKQEKTFTSSGRQRPPSPSIPMGRTRSPSPAPKPSPKRTPSPAASKQNSKARPPSPATKHPSSPQPTSAKPPPIQKPALTPPGPPTLRKRDSRSKDMLLPLQPGVPQATDSSKSKEKDDSKTGTNSAAEAAKLLAEHRRQMREQKEKDEQLRIQREEEEKLRKEEEQCLAEEARLKRQEEEKQLAEERKLKEEEEAQRAEEERERLEAEEAVKQAELQKEREEAEAKALEEAERVRQERERIMQQNQQERMERKKRIEEIMKRTRKGDGNDFKRDDDKDQEDNEDGMDMMSFDAKSEEGPMGDVAMEMHNCGDGVPQREEPLGCLNGRGETDDKENNNAPDDTQAVSPVSKSRLLEGSEFQNEQDSAKVDLVSGLGGKSNPWSFEDLMDRNSKTHALIEAEDCNPVLINCDGSDGTKGSPVNSLHSSSQAMEALSEI from the exons ATGGAGCGCGAGCGCAAAGCTAAGATGCAAGTGGAGCGCCAGCAGGAGGAACGTCACAAGAAAGCGACGGAGCAGCGAAGGAAAGAGGAGCAGAAGCGTCTGGCTGTGGAGGAGAAGAGGAAGCAGaaacaggaggaggagaag GAGCATTACGAGGCAGTGATGAGACGAACGTTAGAGCGAAGCCAGCGGGCCGACCAGAGACAGAAGAGATGGTCCTGGGGAGGATTGTCAACGGACTCAGATGGGCGAACAG GAGACTCGGATGCAGGCGCCTCATCTCCAGTAACTATAGTAGTCTCGACTTCTTCACCAGAAAAGCCTCCAAGGAACCGACAAG ACAAGCGCTCCACATCCACCGCCAACCTCAAACAGCCGGCGGAGGCTAGCATCAGCAAACGCCTATCCTCGTCCTCCGCCACCCTCGTCAAATCTCCTGACAAAA GTTTAAAATCCAGGAGTTCGTCTTGTAACCGTTTACCTCGGAAAGACAGTGCCGCTAAGGAGGAAGGCAAAAAGCTGCAGGCAGACCCGACAG GTGCGTCCATGAAGAAGAGGAGTGCGTCCCTCACACGAGTAAGTGTGGGCAGAGCACAGACTCCTGCCAAGGCTGCTAAGGGGACAGCAGACAATCAAG CTCGCAAGCAAGCGACTTGCACTGTGGACGGAGGAGGGGTCATTAGTCGCCTGCTCACTCCCACCCAGGCCTCACTAGCTAGGAGCAAGAGTGCTGCCGCCCTTTCCCCTGAAGGAACAGATGCTGCAG AGTGTCACCTGTGTCCTCGCTCAGCATCTGCCACGCCCCTACACCCGCCACGCGGGCCATTGCGCAGTCGCAGCATCGACCGGCAGAAAAACGGCATGACCACCTCCGTGTCTGCAGACGGCGCCCTCGACCCCTCGCTG AACAAGCAGGAAAAAACGTTTACCTCGTCCGGGCGGCAACGCCCGCCCTCTCCATCCATCCCCATGGGACGTACCCGCTCGCCATCCCCCGCCCCAAAACCGTCTCCAAAGAGGACTCCTTCTCCAGCAGCATCAAA GCAGAATTCAAAGGCTCGTCCACCCTCACCTGCAACAAAACATCCCTCATCCCCTCAGCCGACGTCAGCGAAACCCCCTCCCATCCAGAAACCAGCCCTCACCCCACCAGGGCCCCCTACCTTGCGAAAGAGGGACTCCCGTTCCAAGGACATGTTGTTACCTCTACAACCTGGCGTGCCACAGGCGACTGACTCCAGCAAGTCCAAGGAGAAAGACG ATTCTAAGACGGGAACCAATTCTGCTGCCGAGGCAGCCAAGCTGTTGGCGGAGCACCGCAGACAGATGCGTGAGCAGAAGGAGAAAGACGAACAACTCAGGATACAGcgggaagaagaggaaaa GCTCAGGAAAGAGGAGGAGCAGTGTCTGGCAGAGGAGGCTCGCCTGAAGCGCCAAGAGGAGGAGAAGCAGCTGGCGGAGGAGAGAAAGttgaaggaagaggaggaggcgcaAAGAGCGGAGGAAGAGCGGGAGAGACTGGAAGCCGAGGAGGCCGTGAAGCAGGCGGAGCTGCAGAAGGAGCGGGAGGAGGCGGAGGCCAAAGCCCTGGAGGAGGCCGAGAGGGTCCGCCAGGAGCGCGAGCGCATCATGCAGCAGAACCAGCAAGAGCGGATGGAAAGGAAGAAG AGAATTGAAGAAATAATGAAGAGAACTAGGAAAGGAGATGGAAATGACTTCAAG AGAGACGATGACAAGGACCAGGAAGACAATGAAGATGGAATGGACATGATGAGCTTTGATGCAAAGA GTGAAGAAGGTCCGATGGGGGACGTTGCCATGGAGATGCACAACTGTGGCGATGGAGTGCCACAGAGAGAAGAACCGCTGGGCTGCCTGAACGGACGAGGAGAAACGGACGACAAGGAGAACAACAACGCCCCGGACGACACTCAAGCAGTCAG TCCGGTTTCAAAGAGCCGTCTGTTGGAGGGCTCGGAGTTCCAGAACGAGCAGGACTCGGCCAAAGTGGACCTGGTGTCGGGCCTGGGCGGCAAGTCCAACCCGTGGAGCTTTGAGGATCTCATGGACCGCAACTCCAAGACTCACGCCCTCATCGAGGCCGAGGACTGCAACCCGGTCCTGATCAACTGTGACGGGTCGGACGGCACCAAAGGAAGCCCCGTGAACTCCCTGCATTCCTCCAGTCAAGCCATGGAGGCTCTTTCGG AGATCTGA
- the map7d3 gene encoding uncharacterized protein map7d3 isoform X5 has protein sequence MAEATVSLKDLRSQMAAAAQAQAEERRSLAVSPAPPANAAAKAQGCRPVLDGGTLRVDDRLRVAKERREEADRQQALRESQIMERERKAKMQVERQQEERHKKATEQRRKEEQKRLAVEEKRKQKQEEEKEHYEAVMRRTLERSQRADQRQKRWSWGGLSTDSDGRTGDSDAGASSPVTIVVSTSSPEKPPRNRQDKRSTSTANLKQPAEASISKRLSSSSATLVKSPDKSLKSRSSSCNRLPRKDSAAKEEGKKLQADPTARKQATCTVDGGGVISRLLTPTQASLARSKSAAALSPEGTDAAASATPLHPPRGPLRSRSIDRQKNGMTTSVSADGALDPSLNKQEKTFTSSGRQRPPSPSIPMGRTRSPSPAPKPSPKRTPSPAASKQNSKARPPSPATKHPSSPQPTSAKPPPIQKPALTPPGPPTLRKRDSRSKDMLLPLQPGVPQATDSSKSKEKDDSKTGTNSAAEAAKLLAEHRRQMREQKEKDEQLRIQREEEEKLRKEEEQCLAEEARLKRQEEEKQLAEERKLKEEEEAQRAEEERERLEAEEAVKQAELQKEREEAEAKALEEAERVRQERERIMQQNQQERMERKKRIEEIMKRTRKGDGNDFKRDDDKDQEDNEDGMDMMSFDAKSEEGPMGDVAMEMHNCGDGVPQREEPLGCLNGRGETDDKENNNAPDDTQAVSPVSKSRLLEGSEFQNEQDSAKVDLVSGLGGKSNPWSFEDLMDRNSKTHALIEAEDCNPVLINCDGSDGTKGSPVNSLHSSSQAMEALSEI, from the exons ATGGCGGAGGCCACAGTGAGTCTTAAAGACTTGCGGAGCCAAATGG CTGCAGCTGCGCAGGCCCAAGCCGAGGAGCGGCGCAGCCTGGCCGTGAGTCCAGCACCTCCAGCAAACGCAGCAGCCAAAGCTCAGGGCTGTCGGCCAG tcctCGACGGCGGCACACTTCGAGTAGACGATCGACTGCGGGTAGCAAAAGAGAGACGAGAGGAGGCAGACAGGCAACAAG CTTTGCGTGAGTCTCAGATCATGGAGCGCGAGCGCAAAGCTAAGATGCAAGTGGAGCGCCAGCAGGAGGAACGTCACAAGAAAGCGACGGAGCAGCGAAGGAAAGAGGAGCAGAAGCGTCTGGCTGTGGAGGAGAAGAGGAAGCAGaaacaggaggaggagaag GAGCATTACGAGGCAGTGATGAGACGAACGTTAGAGCGAAGCCAGCGGGCCGACCAGAGACAGAAGAGATGGTCCTGGGGAGGATTGTCAACGGACTCAGATGGGCGAACAG GAGACTCGGATGCAGGCGCCTCATCTCCAGTAACTATAGTAGTCTCGACTTCTTCACCAGAAAAGCCTCCAAGGAACCGACAAG ACAAGCGCTCCACATCCACCGCCAACCTCAAACAGCCGGCGGAGGCTAGCATCAGCAAACGCCTATCCTCGTCCTCCGCCACCCTCGTCAAATCTCCTGACAAAA GTTTAAAATCCAGGAGTTCGTCTTGTAACCGTTTACCTCGGAAAGACAGTGCCGCTAAGGAGGAAGGCAAAAAGCTGCAGGCAGACCCGACAG CTCGCAAGCAAGCGACTTGCACTGTGGACGGAGGAGGGGTCATTAGTCGCCTGCTCACTCCCACCCAGGCCTCACTAGCTAGGAGCAAGAGTGCTGCCGCCCTTTCCCCTGAAGGAACAGATGCTGCAG CATCTGCCACGCCCCTACACCCGCCACGCGGGCCATTGCGCAGTCGCAGCATCGACCGGCAGAAAAACGGCATGACCACCTCCGTGTCTGCAGACGGCGCCCTCGACCCCTCGCTG AACAAGCAGGAAAAAACGTTTACCTCGTCCGGGCGGCAACGCCCGCCCTCTCCATCCATCCCCATGGGACGTACCCGCTCGCCATCCCCCGCCCCAAAACCGTCTCCAAAGAGGACTCCTTCTCCAGCAGCATCAAA GCAGAATTCAAAGGCTCGTCCACCCTCACCTGCAACAAAACATCCCTCATCCCCTCAGCCGACGTCAGCGAAACCCCCTCCCATCCAGAAACCAGCCCTCACCCCACCAGGGCCCCCTACCTTGCGAAAGAGGGACTCCCGTTCCAAGGACATGTTGTTACCTCTACAACCTGGCGTGCCACAGGCGACTGACTCCAGCAAGTCCAAGGAGAAAGACG ATTCTAAGACGGGAACCAATTCTGCTGCCGAGGCAGCCAAGCTGTTGGCGGAGCACCGCAGACAGATGCGTGAGCAGAAGGAGAAAGACGAACAACTCAGGATACAGcgggaagaagaggaaaa GCTCAGGAAAGAGGAGGAGCAGTGTCTGGCAGAGGAGGCTCGCCTGAAGCGCCAAGAGGAGGAGAAGCAGCTGGCGGAGGAGAGAAAGttgaaggaagaggaggaggcgcaAAGAGCGGAGGAAGAGCGGGAGAGACTGGAAGCCGAGGAGGCCGTGAAGCAGGCGGAGCTGCAGAAGGAGCGGGAGGAGGCGGAGGCCAAAGCCCTGGAGGAGGCCGAGAGGGTCCGCCAGGAGCGCGAGCGCATCATGCAGCAGAACCAGCAAGAGCGGATGGAAAGGAAGAAG AGAATTGAAGAAATAATGAAGAGAACTAGGAAAGGAGATGGAAATGACTTCAAG AGAGACGATGACAAGGACCAGGAAGACAATGAAGATGGAATGGACATGATGAGCTTTGATGCAAAGA GTGAAGAAGGTCCGATGGGGGACGTTGCCATGGAGATGCACAACTGTGGCGATGGAGTGCCACAGAGAGAAGAACCGCTGGGCTGCCTGAACGGACGAGGAGAAACGGACGACAAGGAGAACAACAACGCCCCGGACGACACTCAAGCAGTCAG TCCGGTTTCAAAGAGCCGTCTGTTGGAGGGCTCGGAGTTCCAGAACGAGCAGGACTCGGCCAAAGTGGACCTGGTGTCGGGCCTGGGCGGCAAGTCCAACCCGTGGAGCTTTGAGGATCTCATGGACCGCAACTCCAAGACTCACGCCCTCATCGAGGCCGAGGACTGCAACCCGGTCCTGATCAACTGTGACGGGTCGGACGGCACCAAAGGAAGCCCCGTGAACTCCCTGCATTCCTCCAGTCAAGCCATGGAGGCTCTTTCGG AGATCTGA
- the map7d3 gene encoding uncharacterized protein map7d3 isoform X6: protein MAEATVSLKDLRSQMAAAAQAQAEERRSLAVSPAPPANAAAKAQGCRPVLDGGTLRVDDRLRVAKERREEADRQQALRESQIMERERKAKMQVERQQEERHKKATEQRRKEEQKRLAVEEKRKQKQEEEKEHYEAVMRRTLERSQRADQRQKRWSWGGLSTDSDGRTGDSDAGASSPVTIVVSTSSPEKPPRNRQDKRSTSTANLKQPAEASISKRLSSSSATLVKSPDKSLKSRSSSCNRLPRKDSAAKEEGKKLQADPTGASMKKRSASLTRVSVGRAQTPAKAAKGTADNQASATPLHPPRGPLRSRSIDRQKNGMTTSVSADGALDPSLNKQEKTFTSSGRQRPPSPSIPMGRTRSPSPAPKPSPKRTPSPAASKQNSKARPPSPATKHPSSPQPTSAKPPPIQKPALTPPGPPTLRKRDSRSKDMLLPLQPGVPQATDSSKSKEKDDSKTGTNSAAEAAKLLAEHRRQMREQKEKDEQLRIQREEEEKLRKEEEQCLAEEARLKRQEEEKQLAEERKLKEEEEAQRAEEERERLEAEEAVKQAELQKEREEAEAKALEEAERVRQERERIMQQNQQERMERKKRIEEIMKRTRKGDGNDFKRDDDKDQEDNEDGMDMMSFDAKSEEGPMGDVAMEMHNCGDGVPQREEPLGCLNGRGETDDKENNNAPDDTQAVSPVSKSRLLEGSEFQNEQDSAKVDLVSGLGGKSNPWSFEDLMDRNSKTHALIEAEDCNPVLINCDGSDGTKGSPVNSLHSSSQAMEALSEI from the exons ATGGCGGAGGCCACAGTGAGTCTTAAAGACTTGCGGAGCCAAATGG CTGCAGCTGCGCAGGCCCAAGCCGAGGAGCGGCGCAGCCTGGCCGTGAGTCCAGCACCTCCAGCAAACGCAGCAGCCAAAGCTCAGGGCTGTCGGCCAG tcctCGACGGCGGCACACTTCGAGTAGACGATCGACTGCGGGTAGCAAAAGAGAGACGAGAGGAGGCAGACAGGCAACAAG CTTTGCGTGAGTCTCAGATCATGGAGCGCGAGCGCAAAGCTAAGATGCAAGTGGAGCGCCAGCAGGAGGAACGTCACAAGAAAGCGACGGAGCAGCGAAGGAAAGAGGAGCAGAAGCGTCTGGCTGTGGAGGAGAAGAGGAAGCAGaaacaggaggaggagaag GAGCATTACGAGGCAGTGATGAGACGAACGTTAGAGCGAAGCCAGCGGGCCGACCAGAGACAGAAGAGATGGTCCTGGGGAGGATTGTCAACGGACTCAGATGGGCGAACAG GAGACTCGGATGCAGGCGCCTCATCTCCAGTAACTATAGTAGTCTCGACTTCTTCACCAGAAAAGCCTCCAAGGAACCGACAAG ACAAGCGCTCCACATCCACCGCCAACCTCAAACAGCCGGCGGAGGCTAGCATCAGCAAACGCCTATCCTCGTCCTCCGCCACCCTCGTCAAATCTCCTGACAAAA GTTTAAAATCCAGGAGTTCGTCTTGTAACCGTTTACCTCGGAAAGACAGTGCCGCTAAGGAGGAAGGCAAAAAGCTGCAGGCAGACCCGACAG GTGCGTCCATGAAGAAGAGGAGTGCGTCCCTCACACGAGTAAGTGTGGGCAGAGCACAGACTCCTGCCAAGGCTGCTAAGGGGACAGCAGACAATCAAG CATCTGCCACGCCCCTACACCCGCCACGCGGGCCATTGCGCAGTCGCAGCATCGACCGGCAGAAAAACGGCATGACCACCTCCGTGTCTGCAGACGGCGCCCTCGACCCCTCGCTG AACAAGCAGGAAAAAACGTTTACCTCGTCCGGGCGGCAACGCCCGCCCTCTCCATCCATCCCCATGGGACGTACCCGCTCGCCATCCCCCGCCCCAAAACCGTCTCCAAAGAGGACTCCTTCTCCAGCAGCATCAAA GCAGAATTCAAAGGCTCGTCCACCCTCACCTGCAACAAAACATCCCTCATCCCCTCAGCCGACGTCAGCGAAACCCCCTCCCATCCAGAAACCAGCCCTCACCCCACCAGGGCCCCCTACCTTGCGAAAGAGGGACTCCCGTTCCAAGGACATGTTGTTACCTCTACAACCTGGCGTGCCACAGGCGACTGACTCCAGCAAGTCCAAGGAGAAAGACG ATTCTAAGACGGGAACCAATTCTGCTGCCGAGGCAGCCAAGCTGTTGGCGGAGCACCGCAGACAGATGCGTGAGCAGAAGGAGAAAGACGAACAACTCAGGATACAGcgggaagaagaggaaaa GCTCAGGAAAGAGGAGGAGCAGTGTCTGGCAGAGGAGGCTCGCCTGAAGCGCCAAGAGGAGGAGAAGCAGCTGGCGGAGGAGAGAAAGttgaaggaagaggaggaggcgcaAAGAGCGGAGGAAGAGCGGGAGAGACTGGAAGCCGAGGAGGCCGTGAAGCAGGCGGAGCTGCAGAAGGAGCGGGAGGAGGCGGAGGCCAAAGCCCTGGAGGAGGCCGAGAGGGTCCGCCAGGAGCGCGAGCGCATCATGCAGCAGAACCAGCAAGAGCGGATGGAAAGGAAGAAG AGAATTGAAGAAATAATGAAGAGAACTAGGAAAGGAGATGGAAATGACTTCAAG AGAGACGATGACAAGGACCAGGAAGACAATGAAGATGGAATGGACATGATGAGCTTTGATGCAAAGA GTGAAGAAGGTCCGATGGGGGACGTTGCCATGGAGATGCACAACTGTGGCGATGGAGTGCCACAGAGAGAAGAACCGCTGGGCTGCCTGAACGGACGAGGAGAAACGGACGACAAGGAGAACAACAACGCCCCGGACGACACTCAAGCAGTCAG TCCGGTTTCAAAGAGCCGTCTGTTGGAGGGCTCGGAGTTCCAGAACGAGCAGGACTCGGCCAAAGTGGACCTGGTGTCGGGCCTGGGCGGCAAGTCCAACCCGTGGAGCTTTGAGGATCTCATGGACCGCAACTCCAAGACTCACGCCCTCATCGAGGCCGAGGACTGCAACCCGGTCCTGATCAACTGTGACGGGTCGGACGGCACCAAAGGAAGCCCCGTGAACTCCCTGCATTCCTCCAGTCAAGCCATGGAGGCTCTTTCGG AGATCTGA
- the map7d3 gene encoding uncharacterized protein map7d3 isoform X9, whose translation MAEATVSLKDLRSQMAAAAQAQAEERRSLAVSPAPPANAAAKAQGCRPVLDGGTLRVDDRLRVAKERREEADRQQALRESQIMERERKAKMQVERQQEERHKKATEQRRKEEQKRLAVEEKRKQKQEEEKEHYEAVMRRTLERSQRADQRQKRWSWGGLSTDSDGRTGDSDAGASSPVTIVVSTSSPEKPPRNRQDKRSTSTANLKQPAEASISKRLSSSSATLVKSPDKSLKSRSSSCNRLPRKDSAAKEEGKKLQADPTECHLCPRSASATPLHPPRGPLRSRSIDRQKNGMTTSVSADGALDPSLNKQEKTFTSSGRQRPPSPSIPMGRTRSPSPAPKPSPKRTPSPAASKQNSKARPPSPATKHPSSPQPTSAKPPPIQKPALTPPGPPTLRKRDSRSKDMLLPLQPGVPQATDSSKSKEKDDSKTGTNSAAEAAKLLAEHRRQMREQKEKDEQLRIQREEEEKLRKEEEQCLAEEARLKRQEEEKQLAEERKLKEEEEAQRAEEERERLEAEEAVKQAELQKEREEAEAKALEEAERVRQERERIMQQNQQERMERKKRIEEIMKRTRKGDGNDFKRDDDKDQEDNEDGMDMMSFDAKSEEGPMGDVAMEMHNCGDGVPQREEPLGCLNGRGETDDKENNNAPDDTQAVSPVSKSRLLEGSEFQNEQDSAKVDLVSGLGGKSNPWSFEDLMDRNSKTHALIEAEDCNPVLINCDGSDGTKGSPVNSLHSSSQAMEALSEI comes from the exons ATGGCGGAGGCCACAGTGAGTCTTAAAGACTTGCGGAGCCAAATGG CTGCAGCTGCGCAGGCCCAAGCCGAGGAGCGGCGCAGCCTGGCCGTGAGTCCAGCACCTCCAGCAAACGCAGCAGCCAAAGCTCAGGGCTGTCGGCCAG tcctCGACGGCGGCACACTTCGAGTAGACGATCGACTGCGGGTAGCAAAAGAGAGACGAGAGGAGGCAGACAGGCAACAAG CTTTGCGTGAGTCTCAGATCATGGAGCGCGAGCGCAAAGCTAAGATGCAAGTGGAGCGCCAGCAGGAGGAACGTCACAAGAAAGCGACGGAGCAGCGAAGGAAAGAGGAGCAGAAGCGTCTGGCTGTGGAGGAGAAGAGGAAGCAGaaacaggaggaggagaag GAGCATTACGAGGCAGTGATGAGACGAACGTTAGAGCGAAGCCAGCGGGCCGACCAGAGACAGAAGAGATGGTCCTGGGGAGGATTGTCAACGGACTCAGATGGGCGAACAG GAGACTCGGATGCAGGCGCCTCATCTCCAGTAACTATAGTAGTCTCGACTTCTTCACCAGAAAAGCCTCCAAGGAACCGACAAG ACAAGCGCTCCACATCCACCGCCAACCTCAAACAGCCGGCGGAGGCTAGCATCAGCAAACGCCTATCCTCGTCCTCCGCCACCCTCGTCAAATCTCCTGACAAAA GTTTAAAATCCAGGAGTTCGTCTTGTAACCGTTTACCTCGGAAAGACAGTGCCGCTAAGGAGGAAGGCAAAAAGCTGCAGGCAGACCCGACAG AGTGTCACCTGTGTCCTCGCTCAGCATCTGCCACGCCCCTACACCCGCCACGCGGGCCATTGCGCAGTCGCAGCATCGACCGGCAGAAAAACGGCATGACCACCTCCGTGTCTGCAGACGGCGCCCTCGACCCCTCGCTG AACAAGCAGGAAAAAACGTTTACCTCGTCCGGGCGGCAACGCCCGCCCTCTCCATCCATCCCCATGGGACGTACCCGCTCGCCATCCCCCGCCCCAAAACCGTCTCCAAAGAGGACTCCTTCTCCAGCAGCATCAAA GCAGAATTCAAAGGCTCGTCCACCCTCACCTGCAACAAAACATCCCTCATCCCCTCAGCCGACGTCAGCGAAACCCCCTCCCATCCAGAAACCAGCCCTCACCCCACCAGGGCCCCCTACCTTGCGAAAGAGGGACTCCCGTTCCAAGGACATGTTGTTACCTCTACAACCTGGCGTGCCACAGGCGACTGACTCCAGCAAGTCCAAGGAGAAAGACG ATTCTAAGACGGGAACCAATTCTGCTGCCGAGGCAGCCAAGCTGTTGGCGGAGCACCGCAGACAGATGCGTGAGCAGAAGGAGAAAGACGAACAACTCAGGATACAGcgggaagaagaggaaaa GCTCAGGAAAGAGGAGGAGCAGTGTCTGGCAGAGGAGGCTCGCCTGAAGCGCCAAGAGGAGGAGAAGCAGCTGGCGGAGGAGAGAAAGttgaaggaagaggaggaggcgcaAAGAGCGGAGGAAGAGCGGGAGAGACTGGAAGCCGAGGAGGCCGTGAAGCAGGCGGAGCTGCAGAAGGAGCGGGAGGAGGCGGAGGCCAAAGCCCTGGAGGAGGCCGAGAGGGTCCGCCAGGAGCGCGAGCGCATCATGCAGCAGAACCAGCAAGAGCGGATGGAAAGGAAGAAG AGAATTGAAGAAATAATGAAGAGAACTAGGAAAGGAGATGGAAATGACTTCAAG AGAGACGATGACAAGGACCAGGAAGACAATGAAGATGGAATGGACATGATGAGCTTTGATGCAAAGA GTGAAGAAGGTCCGATGGGGGACGTTGCCATGGAGATGCACAACTGTGGCGATGGAGTGCCACAGAGAGAAGAACCGCTGGGCTGCCTGAACGGACGAGGAGAAACGGACGACAAGGAGAACAACAACGCCCCGGACGACACTCAAGCAGTCAG TCCGGTTTCAAAGAGCCGTCTGTTGGAGGGCTCGGAGTTCCAGAACGAGCAGGACTCGGCCAAAGTGGACCTGGTGTCGGGCCTGGGCGGCAAGTCCAACCCGTGGAGCTTTGAGGATCTCATGGACCGCAACTCCAAGACTCACGCCCTCATCGAGGCCGAGGACTGCAACCCGGTCCTGATCAACTGTGACGGGTCGGACGGCACCAAAGGAAGCCCCGTGAACTCCCTGCATTCCTCCAGTCAAGCCATGGAGGCTCTTTCGG AGATCTGA